The following coding sequences lie in one Enterococcus sp. 9E7_DIV0242 genomic window:
- a CDS encoding DUF1576 domain-containing protein: MKNESITLLHTKKEKFREKNGRLSYILLISYSLLLILIGLFSGPFPQLLTGTVNILTSPSHLLTDYIQLGSFNSAFFNSGVLTLVSVLLTKRHKLLITGPVIAALFTVSGCSFFGKNLYNSIPIIIGGYLYCRIAKKPFSSVIVVSLFGSALSPIISYITFGLSLPLVIGIPLSYAIGILLGMILPPLASHVLIFHQGFSLYNIGFTSGLIAMLFTSSLKMFGKQVETQNIISTTSNGKLMIFLAFLFTLMFITGFILNHFSFKGLKAISKTSGKLVTDFISITSVGPTLMNMAMMGFLLLLYVVISGGTLNGPILGAILSAVGFSAFGNHPLNSFPLLVGIFLTAKLSLVFQVDQTVVVMTGIFGTSLAPIAGFYGPIYGVIAGFFHMALVTNVSFLHGGLNLYNNGFSTGFVAAIMVPLLDNIFQIRKVNQHAGKRKSKKNY, encoded by the coding sequence ATAAAAAACGAAAGCATCACGTTGCTTCACACAAAAAAGGAGAAATTTCGAGAAAAGAATGGCCGTTTGTCTTATATCCTTCTCATTTCTTATTCACTTCTGTTGATTCTCATTGGACTTTTCAGCGGACCTTTTCCTCAATTACTGACAGGTACCGTTAATATCTTAACCTCCCCCAGTCATCTCCTGACGGACTATATTCAACTGGGTTCTTTTAATAGCGCTTTCTTCAATAGTGGTGTTTTGACGTTGGTAAGTGTTTTGCTCACAAAGCGGCACAAATTATTGATTACAGGACCTGTAATAGCTGCTCTTTTCACTGTTTCAGGGTGTTCTTTTTTTGGGAAAAATCTGTACAACTCCATTCCAATCATCATTGGCGGGTATCTTTATTGCAGAATTGCCAAAAAACCATTTTCTTCTGTCATTGTCGTTAGTTTGTTTGGCAGTGCCCTCTCTCCTATTATCAGCTACATTACTTTCGGTTTGTCTCTTCCATTAGTAATCGGTATTCCATTAAGTTACGCTATTGGCATTCTTTTAGGGATGATTTTACCGCCTTTAGCATCTCATGTACTGATCTTCCATCAAGGCTTTTCACTTTACAACATCGGCTTCACTTCAGGATTAATCGCCATGTTATTTACAAGTAGTCTGAAGATGTTCGGAAAACAAGTAGAAACTCAAAATATCATCTCTACCACTTCAAATGGAAAGTTAATGATTTTCCTGGCGTTTCTGTTTACACTCATGTTTATCACTGGTTTTATTTTAAATCATTTCTCATTTAAAGGACTAAAAGCTATCAGTAAGACCTCCGGAAAACTGGTTACGGACTTTATTTCGATCACATCCGTTGGTCCAACCTTGATGAACATGGCGATGATGGGATTTTTATTGCTTCTTTATGTGGTGATCAGCGGTGGGACACTAAACGGACCAATACTTGGTGCAATTCTTTCCGCAGTCGGTTTTAGTGCTTTTGGTAATCATCCATTAAATAGCTTTCCTTTACTGGTTGGCATTTTTCTGACAGCTAAGCTTTCTTTAGTTTTTCAAGTAGATCAAACCGTTGTTGTTATGACAGGAATTTTCGGAACCAGTCTTGCGCCAATCGCAGGTTTCTATGGGCCAATTTATGGTGTGATCGCCGGATTTTTCCATATGGCTCTGGTTACAAATGTCAGCTTCCTACACGGTGGTTTAAATCTTTACAACAATGGTTTTTCTACTGGATTTGTCGCGGCAATCATGGTACCATTGCTTGATAATATTTTTCAAATTAGAAAGGTGAATCAGCATGCAGGAAAGAGAAAAAGCAAAAAGAATTATTGA
- a CDS encoding TetR/AcrR family transcriptional regulator — protein sequence MVRRKVYTKDQILKASYNIVLKEGFSGITARNVADKMGISTQPIYLEFKNMEDLKVSLLLLIYDELETQYYNRHSVGDPVIDMGLNVIEFAKKDRKLFMYMYIDSHGYGEMLRKLSYEKLEKNIREVKKYQDLSCEVLADIYEKIWITAAGIATLLATETIIMSELEINEALKESIQKYFP from the coding sequence ATGGTAAGAAGAAAAGTATATACAAAAGACCAAATTCTGAAAGCTTCTTATAACATCGTCTTGAAAGAAGGGTTTTCAGGTATTACTGCCAGAAATGTTGCTGACAAGATGGGAATTTCTACACAACCGATTTATTTAGAGTTTAAAAATATGGAAGATTTGAAAGTTTCTTTACTATTATTGATATATGATGAGCTGGAAACTCAATATTACAATAGACACTCTGTAGGAGATCCAGTTATCGACATGGGATTGAATGTGATTGAGTTTGCGAAAAAAGACCGAAAATTATTCATGTATATGTACATTGATTCTCACGGATATGGCGAGATGTTACGAAAATTGTCTTACGAAAAATTGGAGAAGAACATACGAGAGGTGAAAAAATACCAAGACTTATCATGCGAGGTATTGGCAGATATCTATGAAAAGATTTGGATCACGGCTGCAGGAATAGCAACTTTGCTGGCCACAGAAACAATTATTATGAGCGAACTGGAAATAAATGAAGCGTTAAAAGAATCCATTCAGAAGTATTTTCCATAA
- a CDS encoding type II toxin-antitoxin system death-on-curing family toxin — translation MTCLSEELLIEVNIFCQKKTEQQVNSMYGVRDRKGLASISASVDQSVFGIDIYPTVFSKATFLWRSLTNYHCFYNGNKRTAFVTAYLFLLMNDFQLLIDTRVFYEAALAIAAGEMADEQIEELLLAQATKCKSEVRNDLEFSNVLETVYEKDAHLKKLIEELSLT, via the coding sequence ATGACTTGTTTAAGTGAAGAGTTGTTGATCGAAGTAAACATTTTCTGTCAGAAAAAAACGGAACAGCAGGTAAACTCAATGTACGGTGTTCGAGATAGAAAAGGGTTGGCGAGCATTTCAGCATCGGTGGATCAAAGCGTCTTTGGCATTGATATCTATCCAACTGTCTTCAGTAAAGCGACTTTTTTATGGCGCTCGCTCACAAATTACCACTGCTTTTATAACGGAAATAAGCGCACGGCATTTGTTACAGCCTACCTTTTTTTATTGATGAATGATTTTCAGTTGCTCATTGATACACGAGTCTTTTATGAAGCCGCTCTAGCAATCGCTGCGGGAGAGATGGCAGATGAACAAATTGAAGAGCTGCTGCTGGCACAAGCTACCAAATGTAAAAGTGAAGTAAGGAATGACTTGGAATTTTCCAATGTGTTGGAAACAGTTTACGAGAAGGATGCTCACCTTAAAAAGCTGATTGAAGAACTTTCATTGACCTGA
- a CDS encoding IS110 family transposase, which yields MSSILAFDVSKGESYKVLYQDNFCLSEGKVVHNQEGFQLLLEEIQTLPEVPEIVFEATGIYSRPLEKFCQDNKLTYCLLNPLEAKKQMEEGSLRSWKTDKFDAHKLAQTHCKNRRQPKLHQQAIYLELRELARFYQEIETKISHVRMNLHNALQLTFPELEQFFSSRITPYALSLIECFPHPAFVLASSRTKIKNRLMKTTRKRISENRAWQKADQIFIYASNSYPAVESNSVLCQKVIYYAQLLQDLLEQKNKLMEQMMNAAHPLEEFELYQTIPGIGAPTAALLIGELGDIRCFSTSNKLNAFVGIDIRRFQSGSYIGKDHINKRGNPKGRKILYFTIRNMIRQQHAASNHIVDYYYKLKKQPLPKMEKVATVACMNKLLKCMHSMVRNHTRYAYAYTASNDQ from the coding sequence ATGTCATCTATTTTAGCTTTTGATGTATCAAAAGGAGAAAGTTACAAAGTACTCTATCAGGACAACTTTTGCTTATCTGAGGGAAAAGTAGTTCACAATCAAGAAGGATTTCAGCTGCTATTAGAGGAAATTCAGACCTTACCAGAGGTCCCTGAAATTGTTTTTGAAGCAACTGGTATCTACTCACGTCCCTTAGAAAAGTTTTGTCAGGATAATAAACTGACCTACTGCCTTCTAAATCCTTTAGAAGCAAAAAAACAGATGGAGGAAGGCTCGCTTCGTAGCTGGAAAACGGATAAATTTGATGCTCATAAACTGGCTCAAACTCATTGTAAAAATAGACGCCAACCAAAGCTACACCAACAAGCAATCTATCTCGAACTACGAGAACTTGCCCGCTTCTATCAGGAAATTGAGACGAAAATCAGTCATGTTCGTATGAATCTTCATAATGCTCTTCAATTGACTTTTCCTGAATTGGAACAGTTCTTTTCCAGCCGTATCACTCCCTATGCCTTATCCCTGATTGAATGTTTTCCACATCCTGCCTTCGTTCTCGCTTCCAGTCGAACAAAAATCAAAAATCGATTGATGAAAACAACGAGGAAACGAATTTCTGAAAATAGGGCTTGGCAGAAAGCTGACCAGATTTTCATTTACGCCTCAAACTCTTATCCAGCTGTTGAGTCCAATAGTGTTCTCTGTCAGAAAGTCATTTACTATGCCCAGCTTCTTCAGGACCTATTAGAACAGAAAAATAAATTGATGGAACAAATGATGAACGCTGCTCATCCTCTTGAAGAATTTGAGTTGTATCAGACGATTCCAGGAATTGGTGCGCCAACGGCTGCACTTCTGATTGGAGAATTAGGCGATATTCGATGTTTCTCTACATCAAACAAACTCAATGCATTTGTCGGGATTGATATCCGGCGGTTTCAATCTGGATCATATATAGGAAAGGATCATATCAATAAAAGAGGGAATCCAAAGGGGCGAAAGATTCTTTACTTTACTATTCGTAATATGATTCGACAACAACACGCCGCCTCCAATCATATCGTCGACTATTATTATAAATTAAAAAAGCAACCCCTTCCTAAAATGGAAAAGGTTGCCACAGTTGCCTGCATGAACAAGCTCCTGAAGTGTATGCATTCCATGGTTAGGAATCATACAAGGTACGCTTATGCGTATACGGCCTCCAACGACCAATAA
- a CDS encoding peptidylprolyl isomerase gives MKLKKFGTSIFALSAAVLLLAACGDNSKTNSSSSSSADSSSSTTKESVDLNALELPQLSTEVADNEDLIEMVTTKGSIEIKLFPEIAPKTVENFITHAKDGYYDGLVFHRVIDDFMIQGGDPEGNGTGGESIWGEPFEDEISNQLYNIRGALSMANAGPGTNGSQFFIVQNSDDMSDGLLKNEYPADIIDAYKNGGTPHLDGAHTVFGQVIKGMDVVDEIAAAEKDASDKPTEDIKIEKINILQEAK, from the coding sequence ATGAAGCTAAAAAAATTCGGAACATCAATTTTCGCACTATCGGCTGCTGTCCTTTTACTTGCAGCTTGTGGAGATAATTCAAAAACAAACAGTTCATCTTCAAGCTCAGCAGATTCTTCAAGTTCTACAACAAAAGAATCAGTTGACCTAAACGCGTTAGAGCTTCCTCAATTGTCAACAGAAGTTGCTGACAATGAAGACTTGATTGAAATGGTGACAACAAAAGGATCTATTGAAATCAAACTATTCCCTGAAATTGCACCAAAAACAGTGGAAAACTTCATCACGCATGCAAAAGACGGCTACTATGATGGCTTAGTCTTCCATCGTGTCATCGATGACTTCATGATTCAAGGTGGCGATCCGGAAGGAAATGGTACAGGCGGTGAAAGTATTTGGGGCGAGCCGTTTGAAGATGAAATCAGCAATCAACTGTATAATATACGTGGTGCGCTATCAATGGCAAATGCCGGACCAGGAACAAACGGCAGTCAATTCTTCATCGTTCAGAACTCCGATGATATGTCTGACGGCCTTTTGAAAAATGAGTATCCTGCAGATATCATTGATGCATATAAAAACGGTGGGACACCTCATTTAGATGGTGCACACACAGTCTTTGGGCAAGTCATCAAAGGAATGGACGTTGTAGACGAAATTGCAGCTGCTGAAAAAGACGCAAGTGATAAACCAACAGAAGATATCAAGATTGAAAAAATCAATATTTTGCAAGAAGCAAAATAA